The following is a genomic window from Fundulus heteroclitus isolate FHET01 unplaced genomic scaffold, MU-UCD_Fhet_4.1 scaffold_132, whole genome shotgun sequence.
aaaaaatgtttatttgatcAAGGTATTATTacaatatattaatatttagcAGTTATATGCAACCTACATCAGATTTAAGTCTAATTTCCTTTAGGAAATTCTAGCATCAAGCATGGTCTGTCTTTATGTTTATGTGACTGGCCAACGCTTTTATCTAAAGTGACTGACAAATGCGGACATAACAATGCATATTATCAAAGCTAACATTAAGCTACTTAGAAGGAAGATGCCCAGACATGGAGCGAAGGCCCTGAGGGATGTTTAGAAAGAGAAAGTGGATGGAGTAGAGAAATCAGAGGGTAGAGATGCTCTTTGAAGAGCTGAGTTTATATCTTTGTGGTCCGTAATcccaatttagaaaaaaaaaataaataaattgactcttctaaagtattttatttaaggtCACACCCCGAGCAGATtcagatttaaaattatttttaaaaaccttcttttgctcaaaaataacaaaacaatataaagtaTTAGTACTTGGTATTCATTTAGAgaaaatgtgtctgtttttcTATGCTGTTCTCTTAAAAACAGTCAGTAAAAAATGATTTACAGCCATCTCAGTGATTAATGGAAAAACCTTTTTGACAGCTTTTAACACGTTTCCACTGTATCTCCTGATGAGCTTGGATGACCTCCCTGCCATCTCCCTAATCTTGACCTCCCTTCACAGATTCTTTGGGTTGTTTAATTCAGAACTCCAGCCGGGCCGCTCCAATATTCATATAACCTCCAGTCAGAAGAATCATGCTGATAAAATGTAGAGTCTTTAAAATCCTAAGTCTACAGGGGTCTGAATGAACATTTTTAGCAGCGCTTTGTGAACTCCAGAATGAGGCAGTGTTTCTGCAGCTATTATAAAACAGCCCACAGCCCTATTGAACGGCCTACCTGTACTGAGGTCTGGTTTCCAGCACCACATTTAGCCAGCAGGCGCTGTAGGTCTCCTTCCTCCACAGATTGTCCTCCTGGAGATCACAGCAGGAGTTCACCAGGTAGCTCCCTCCTCTGCTCACACAGTGCATGGTGGAGGCGTGCAATGTCTGTAATTCTTGATCTGTGCCGAGACTGAAGCTGAATAAAACTTAAGGCAGACGAAGACGGGGAGCAAACAAGTCCTAAATGACCTTTGCGATGTATTCGAATGAAGAAGTCTGAGATGAGTTTCTCTGTGTTGCAATGTCTTAAATGTCCCGTCTTGTTACTATATTTAGTCCTCTGTGTCACATTGTTGTGTATTTGGTGAATGCCCCCCCTCGGACTTTCTGGAGGTTGGTTTTCATCTGAAAAGGAGCTTTAAGACCTTCCATGATGTCAACCAACTGGATTAAGGGAGTATATTTAAGCCTCAATGTGTACTCTCCAGACTTAAACAGAATGAGTCGATGTGCCGGTGAACACCAGCTTTATATCTACATTTGAACAGGTAGAACTAGTATACCAAAGGAAGTGACCTTATGCCTCTAGGGTTACAGACCTATAAATTTATGTGTGCTGACAGGAATATTAAATGGATTAGAGTGTTAATCTACCGCTGATCACGTCTCCTCGGATGGTTGAAGGCAGATAGAGGGGGGACTCCCCATTAACTCAGAACCGCTTTCCTAACAGCCAGGAAAACTTTAAACTCTGTGGacaagtattcacaccccttaaactttttccacaatTTTAAGAAgcgttttaaagtttttaagaaATAGAAAACTCAAAAGTCTggcctgcatttgtattcaaaccCCCTTTAGAGACCCAGGAAAGCAGAAGGAAGGTCAAGGATGAAATTGTGAAGAGTAAAGCTCGGTTATGAATCAACATCCCAAACTTCAGATATCTAAAATAGAGCACTTGTCAGTCCTTTATCTGAAAAAAGGTACAACCATGACCCTTCCAAGCATTAATCGGAGAAGAAGCCAAGAGACCTATTGGTaactatggaggagctgcagtgataCACCCctcaggtggaagaatatgccagcaggaccaGTACTAAATCTGGTGTTTTTGGAATAGTTTTAAGAAAGAAGCCATTATTAAAGAAAGTCACATGCATCCCCCGTATAAAGTTTGCCACAGGCAGGAGAAGGTCatatgagaccaaaactgaacttttaggcctacatgcaaaatactGCATGTGTAAATCACAGCGAACACGTctttgtgaaacatggtggtggcagcatcatgctgtggggatgcttttcttcagcagggacaggagaAGGTAACCGGAGCTGATGTGAAGATACGTGATAATCCTGGAGGTAAAGCTGAGAGAGGTTGGAAAAGACTTGAAACCGAGGTGgaggttcagcttccagcaggacaacgaccatGAACACGCAGCCAGGACTATAGAAGCGTGGTTTATATGAAAGTATATTCGTGAACGCGGCATCAGAACGGTCTGGTCCAAGTCCAGACAGAATTCAAATGgcaaatctgtggcaagatttaaaaaaactgataCCTGCAGAtcttctccatccaatctgacggTTTGGGACAATTtggaaagaataaaaacagaaaatgtccaTCTGTAGATTCCTGAAGCTGGCAGAAACCtacctaaaacaaaaaaagcagcatttgcaGCCAATACCTTTAGTTGTACAAAATGCACACCTCTCACTGACTAAACTCCCAGTAAAGTGCATTGAAGGTTTTGGTTGTAGccttgaggtaaaaaaaaaataaaataaattacttcTATTACCATTGCAGGTTCTAGTTTCCATCAACACAGCAGtgctggagctgcaggatcCCACACAGGAAACATACGCAAATCTGAACGTGTTACCAGGTCTCATGTTTTATCCGCCATTCTTCCACAGGACGACTTTGGCAGCGCGAGTCCAATCAGAGTGAAATTGAATCAGAAAGAGTTTGCTGGTCTGATGCGACGCAGGGAAGTATGCTGGACTCCAACCAGCAAAATCCAGCTCCGTGACACCAGAGTCAGCACCTCGTGACTCCGGTGTGGGCTCTGGACCGTACACGTTGCTGTGGCAACAAGGATGCACATTCCCCAAACACTAACCTGCTATGTCAAAGTGGTATTAACTGTCTCAAATAGGAAGACGCCTCGCTTCATGTGGTTTCTCTACCTGAGAGGAAAACATGCTTTTGTCTTCGTCGTTCTTCAACCTGACCCCCATCTATACAGAAATCATGCAAATGTGGAATTATTTGATAAGTTTTATTGTGAAAGGAGAGGTGGTTCATCACCTCCAAAGGATCAAAAGGTTTAAACAACAGACCCAAACAAGGTTTTTTCTTATTGAATTACTTTACTTTTGTTCATTCAAACATCGTGTTCTTCTGTCGTATTCATTTACAAGAACCGGTTTAATCAGGAAAAAGCAGAAACTTGTGTTACTTCTTACAACAAATGTGattgtgaaaaacaaacatacacacTCCTATCATCAAAAAAGCCTAAACATCCTCCGTATCAGTAGCTGAACCAGGCGGGTCTCTTCCTGGACCGCTCCACTATCCTCTTCCCTCTGTCCTGCTCGCTCTGCGTTTCCCCCTCATACAGGACGACGGTCTCCACGGTGGGGGCCCTCAGGGGCCCGCCTTCCATTGCCTTGATCTGTCCACGAATCAGGGCCGTCTCCCTGCGGACCTTTTCGTAACAGAAGCCACACAGGATGTGGTTCTGCTTCAAATGGCCGCACTCTGGACACGGCTCAATGTTGCTCTGGTTGGGCAGACGGGAAAAAGCAGAGGGAGTTAATAGGAGGTACCATTGGTAGTACGACATGGTTGACTTTTTGGGCCCTCACATCTCTTTAGAACCAATGTGAACTGACAACAATGAAGTTCATTATCAAATATTTGTCGCTTTACAATATTTGAGGCTTTTTAAAAGCAGTAAGTAGGACGGCGTGAAACCCTTCTACATTTTTACTAACACAGGACAGGTCTAtgtgttctatttctggtctgattctcttactggcttccatgtttccaggctgctgctcttttgccaaaataaaataccaaatgctgcactctgtgttgggaactctcacgattggctgaggaaccaggaagtaaacacgggctacattCTGAACCGAAGTAGAAACCTcttggtttgaaaggagaaaaaaaaaacagccgtaagacattgttgatggagaggactgattatTTATGGGGAATAATaattccatcccaggtgacaaatgagaatgatttaggttgactTCACAgaaaatatcttacttatagctcctttaattttAAGGATTTACTATTTGGACACCAAAGAGATTATTTTccctaaatgtattttttctgtaGCATACATCtgtaagtttttctttcttttaggtTTTAACTACCAGGATCTCTGAACTCttgacacacattttttatataattaaaagcGGGTGTACTtaaccatgaaaaaaaatagttaaattacaataattttcctttctgcttttcttagcttgttattttgtcctttttttaaaccacaaccCTGATGTTGCTGCAGAAACTCAGAGAAAGatgtttatagaaaaaaaaaacttctgaacAAGGCTCCGCTCCCTGTTGCCTAAAATTGGGTTCCTACTTCCTCGCCTCAGTGTTGTTTTTGCTGTGTGTCTCCATTTATACAACTGTGGCCAAATGTTTTGAGATGGAaagaaatcagttttttttttttttttccaacaaattTTACTGCTTTAGTTTACATGGTGGCAATTTGGCTTGATTCTAATTTGAGACGAAAATTGATCAGACAACATGTGAGTTGTGGCAAAGTTAATGAATGTGGATGGAAATGAACTTAATCACCAAAACCTCCTTTGCACCGCTTCAGCCCTGCCAAAAGGGACTTGCAAGCACCATTTCATTTCTCCGACGATTAACTCAGGAGAAAGCTCTCATGAACGAATGCTTTAAAACGGAGCGTTGCATGAGTTCGTTCTTCTTTTGTCAGCCACGGCGGCCTCCAAGAAAacgtgttttcatcattgcaaTGGTGTTACTGTCCAAGGAACACATAAAAGGCAGATTGGTATTCTGCAGGAAGAACAAGGATTTGACtgtagaagattttttttctgtttggagCATGTGGGAACAAGACTGTCCAGAGAAGATAAAGTCAACACCACCCTGAGTCCTGTGTCTTCCTGACACAGAACCATCCTGACGTAATTCCTGCGCTGGGTGACCTCAGGTCCAATGCTCCGGGCTCACTCACGATTTTACCAAAAACCGCTGGCATTAACAAATGGGATCAAAACATCCTTGAAGAACAACTTTGCCCGATGATCGAGGAGAAATTGAATACCACTTAGCAaggtggaacaacataccacaAGGCAGGCCAATGTTTGGGGGTCCAAACATTGAAATGCTGGCTCCACTGAAAGGAAACCTCAAAAATCTTAATCCCATTAAGAACCTTTAGACGTTGTTTAGACTCTTGGTGCATTTAACGCTGAAGCAGTAAAATGTGTCAGTTTCTGTCGATTGAAAACCCTTTGGCTGTACATAAGAGTTACACGCCACAAACCTTCATCACACTTGTTACAGTCGCTGCTAAACCTACCTTGGCTTTGATTAGTTTTCTTTCATCCCTCCTCCTGGTCCTGTTGACCTCTATGGTGCGTCTCTTCTTGGGGGCCGCCATCCACAGGATGCTGTCCAGGAGGCCCGAGGTCTGCTCGGGGCTCTGCTCCTCATCGTCACCCTGCAGGGGCTCCTGGTCGATCCGGGGCAGGAGGCTGGGGCCGTTCACTGCCACACATGGACCTGTAGGCGGACACATTCACGTGTTTTTACGCCGAGACAGACATTAAGCGGCTTACAgcatggaggagcagcagagagagaaggcTCTCGCCCAGCCTTGTTCTTATAACATGAAAAACAGTTCGGTTGGTGTGTCAGGTTGTGTTAGCCCGCTTTGTCGCTCCGCCTGAAACTCACCCAGCTGGGTTTCCGGTCCGGTTATCTGGAGAAGTCTGCTTTCAATGCGCAGCAGGGAACACCGGAGGCTGTGCACCAAGGCAGATAAATTCATCATTTTAGCTCAGCACGTTTCTCCTTCTTCTGACATGACAAACAACTCACGGTCACCGGGCCTCGTTCTTCTTCTCAGCAGACGGAAGGCGACGCGATGCGTGACTGCCATCTACCGGCGACACGCCTGAACTGCATTTATCCACAGCGGTTTCTGTATGGCCCTTTTTCATCCGTATTATCAATAAACAGaactgcttttaaaatgtcttattaGATTAAAGAAATATGATTTGGTATTCTTAACTCATCAGACCTTcctcaggaaaaaaacatagtCTGCCTTTCCTAGGTGTCATCTTCTTATTTTGGCTTTTCCCCATTCAGAGGTCTCCTGTCTCCATTTAACCTTGTCTTCTACATATTcctctctcacaccaactaccttcattTCCTCTTTCACTCTATTAGCTTCTCAAAAAGTCTAGTTGCAACATTTAAAGATTGCTCAGAGGCTGGTCACAACTTTCACTTTGTGAAACGCCTTCATTATTGCCAATAGAATTTTATTCCCTAtctaataatttaataatgtcTAAAAGTTTGGTTAAATATGCAgaacaaaatttaaatacaaaattagGTAAATAATTCATATAATCtaattgctgtttgtttatcccACTATCTTCtcataatgtttttaaaattatttttatgactgCTGGTGTAGATGGATAACACCTAAATATATATAGTTCACCTTGTTgtcagttaaatgttttttgttgttgttgtcaaaacatcaacattacagaataaatgcatttttacaattgttatcaattcaattcaaactaCTCCTAGTTCATCTCAGCACAAACGTGTGTCTGATATATAATTTCTAAAATAAGGAAAgtgctgttgtttttatagCTTTTCGTTTCTATCTCCTCCCAAAACATGGGTGAGTTGTTCTTGATGTA
Proteins encoded in this region:
- the mrpl32 gene encoding 39S ribosomal protein L32, mitochondrial, whose translation is MMNLSALVHSLRCSLLRIESRLLQITGPETQLGPCVAVNGPSLLPRIDQEPLQGDDEEQSPEQTSGLLDSILWMAAPKKRRTIEVNRTRRRDERKLIKAKSNIEPCPECGHLKQNHILCGFCYEKVRRETALIRGQIKAMEGGPLRAPTVETVVLYEGETQSEQDRGKRIVERSRKRPAWFSY